In Erigeron canadensis isolate Cc75 chromosome 6, C_canadensis_v1, whole genome shotgun sequence, the following are encoded in one genomic region:
- the LOC122602630 gene encoding potassium transporter 2-like, which yields MDLDHGKCWQNSKKDSWRTTLLLAYQSLGVVYGDLSISPLYVFKSTFAEDIHHSETNEEIFGVLSFIFWTLTLVPLFKYVFIVLRADDNGEGGTFALYSSICRHAKVSLVPNRQISDESLSTYKLEPSTGQEYSSKVRMLLEKYKFLRTALLILVLLGTCMVIGDGLLTPAISVLSAVSGLELYMSKDHHQYAVIPITCFILVCLFALQHYGTHKVGFFFAPIVFLWLICISALGIYNIICWNPHVYQALSPYYMLKFFRKTKKQGWMSLGGILLCITGSEAMFADLGHFSYTAIQITFTFLVYPALILGYMGQAAYLSKNHQNADQIGYYVSVPESLRWPVLTIAILASVVGSQAIISGTFSIINQSQSLGCFPRVKVVHTSDKIHGQIYIPEINWILMILCIAVTIGFRDIKHLGNASGLAVMAVMLVTTCLTSLVIILCWHKPPIVALCFLLFFGSIELLYFSASLVKFREGAWLPILLALFLVTVMFVWHYATIKKYEYDLQNKVSLEWLLALGPTLGICRVPGIGLVFTDLTSGIPANFSRFVTNLPAFHRILVFVCVKSVPVPFIPPDERYLLGRVGPASLRAYRCIVRYGYRDVHQDVDSFESDLVKRLADFIHYDWCRPRKSSDQGNENHPSASDRSLGEHTLAVVGNTEFSRTPIFEVDENMNQVSVSLGFQTVESIGDIVEISTSKERRVRFAIDDNDEPENPIDVQLRQELEDLLAAQQSGTAFILGHSHVKAKQGSSVMKRLAINFGYNFLRRNCRGPDVALRVPPASLLEVGMVYVV from the exons ATGGATCTTGACCATGGAAAATGTTGGCAAAATTCTAAG AAGGATTCTTGGAGAACAACTTTGCTGTTGGCTTATCAAAGTCTTGGTGTAGTCTACGGCGACCTCAGCATTTCTCCACTTTATGTTTTTAAGAGCACATTTGCAGAAGATATTCATCACTCAGAAACAAACGAAGAGATTTTTGGTGTACTTTCGTTCATTTTCTGGACTTTAACACTCGTCCCGCTTTTCAAATATGTGTTCATAGTTCTTAGAGCTGATGATAACGGTGAAG GTGGTACGTTTGCACTTTATTCATCGATATGCCGACATGCTAAAGTAAGCCTGGTACCGAACCGTCAAATTTCTGACGAATCGTTATCTACATACAAGTTGGAGCCATCTACGGGGCAAGAATATAGTTCTAAAGTGAGAATGTTGCTTGAAAAGTATAAGTTTTTGCGTACAGCTTTACTAATCTTGGTTCTTCTTGGCACTTGTATGGTAATTGGAGACGGGCTTCTTACTCCTGCCATATCTG TTTTATCTGCAGTTTCCGGGCTTGAGTTATACATGTCTAAAGATCATCATCAGT ATGCAGTGATCCCGATTACTTGCTTCATATTGGTGTGCCTTTTTGCGCTACAACACTACGGCACACATAAAGTCGGTTTCTTTTTCGCTCCAATCGTGTTTTTGTGGCTGATATGCATCAGTGCCCTTGGCATATACAATATAATCTGTTGGAATCCACATGTTTATCAAGCTCTTTCCCCCTATTATATGCTAAAGTTCTTCAGGAAGACTAAAAAACAAGGATGGATGTCTTTAGGTGGAATTCTACTGTGCATAACAG GCTCAGAGGCAATGTTTGCTGATCTTGGCCACTTCTCTTACACCGCAATTCAG ATTACGTTCACGTTTCTGGTTTATCCGGCGCTCATACTTGGTTACATGGGTCAAGCAGCGTACTTATCAAAAAATCACCAGAATGCTGATCAAATCGGCTATTACGTCTCGGTACCAG AAAGTTTGAGGTGGCCTGTGCTTACAATAGCCATTCTTGCTTCCGTTGTGGGAAGCCAAGCAATCATAAGCGGAACATTCTCGATCATTAACCAAAGTCAATCACTCGGTTGTTTCCCTAGAGTCAAAGTTGTGCATACCTCTGACAAGATTCATGGTCAAATCTACATACCTGAGATTAACTGGATACTCATGATCCTCTGTATTGCAGTCACCATTGGTTTCAGAGATATCAAACACTTGGGAAATGCATCAG GATTGGCTGTAATGGCAGTAATGCTAGTGACGACTTGCCTTACATCTTTAGTAATCATTCTTTGTTGGCATAAACCTCCAATTGTCGCCCTCTGTTTCCTGTTATTTTTCGGGTCCATAGAGTTACTCTACTTTTCAGCTTCACTAGTCAAATTCCGTGAAGGGGCATGGCTACCGATCCTATTAGCACTCTTCCTAGTTACCGTGATGTTTGTTTGGCACTATGCAACCATCAAGAAATATGAATATGACCTTCAGAATAAGGTCTCTTTAGAATGGCTACTAGCGTTGGGTCCTACTTTGGGAATTTGTAGGGTTCCCGGGATCGGGCTCGTTTTCACAGACCTAACCTCCGGAATTCCTGCAAACTTCTCGCGGTTTGTCACCAACCTTCCTGCGTTTCACCGTATCTTAGTGTTTGTTTGCGTGAAATCTGTACCAGTTCCTTTCATCCCCCCGGACGAAAGGTACCTACTGGGACGTGTGGGTCCCGCATCTCTTCGAGCTTATAGGTGCATTGTGCGGTATGGTTATCGAGATGTGCACCAGGATGTGGACTCATTTGAGTCTGATCTTGTTAAACGGCTGGCTGATTTCATCCACTATGATTGGTGCCGACCACGAAAAAGTAGTGATCAAG GTAATGAGAATCATCCGTCTGCATCAGATCGATCGTTGGGCGAGCATACTCTGGCAGTAGTAGGAAACACAGAATTCTCAAGAACTCCCATTTTTGAGGTGGATGAAAACATGAATCAAGTAAGTGTATCTTTGGGGTTCCAAACAGTTGAGAGCATTGGTGACATTGTTGAGATTAGTACATCCAAAGAGAGACGGGTGAGGTTTGCCATTGATGACAATGATGAGCCTGAAAATCCCATTGATGTACAATTGAGACAAGAACTCGAAGATCTGTTGGCAGCCCAACAAAGTGGAACCGCGTTCATACTTG